One genomic region from Natrarchaeobius halalkaliphilus encodes:
- a CDS encoding nicotinamide-nucleotide adenylyltransferase — protein sequence MTRGFYIGRFQPFHNGHRNMVARIADDVDELVLGIGSADDSHTVRNPFTAGERIMMITKSLVDTDLVTYAVPIEDLERNSVWVSHVQSMSPDFDVAYSNNPLVIQLFREAGIEIRQSPMFNRDVLEGTEVRERMITDGDWQSLVPEAVVEVVDEIDGTERIQMISDTDSNGV from the coding sequence ATGACCCGGGGGTTCTACATCGGACGCTTCCAGCCCTTCCACAACGGGCATCGGAACATGGTCGCGCGGATCGCGGACGACGTCGACGAACTCGTCCTCGGGATCGGCAGCGCCGACGACTCACACACCGTCCGAAACCCGTTTACGGCGGGCGAACGGATCATGATGATCACGAAATCGCTCGTCGACACCGACCTCGTCACCTACGCCGTCCCGATCGAGGACCTGGAGCGAAACTCGGTGTGGGTGAGCCACGTCCAGAGCATGAGCCCGGATTTCGACGTCGCCTACTCGAACAACCCGCTCGTCATCCAGCTCTTTCGTGAAGCCGGTATCGAGATCCGCCAGTCACCGATGTTCAACCGAGACGTACTCGAGGGGACCGAAGTTCGGGAACGGATGATAACCGACGGGGACTGGCAGTCGCTCGTCCCGGAGGCAGTCGTCGAGGTCGTCGACGAGATCGACGGAACCGAGCGCATCCAGATGATCAGCGACACGGACTCGAACGGCGTGTAA
- a CDS encoding SAM hydrolase/SAM-dependent halogenase family protein: protein MITIATDFGTPYPAAMKGVLLQRTDARLVDVAHDFPRQDVRAAAFWLREVLPYFPPATHLVVVDPGVGTDRDTLVLRADEHVLVGPDNGVLVPPARRLAGTTELEAYGIDERAVSHDGRSGPASNTFHGRDVFAPAAAAVHGTSRDSLESVAALEATTSYVDLELPSAAVESDESRAAGDVLAIDDFGNVVTNVPGDFLEGRSRLVANGEVVPVGETFASVSIGTRLATVGSHGYVELDVNQGRGDDAFGLDTGDRVILEGDEREE from the coding sequence ATGATCACGATCGCGACGGATTTCGGAACTCCCTATCCCGCGGCGATGAAAGGGGTGCTTCTGCAGCGAACCGACGCGCGACTCGTCGACGTCGCTCACGACTTCCCCCGACAGGACGTTCGAGCCGCGGCGTTCTGGCTGCGCGAAGTGCTTCCGTACTTTCCGCCCGCGACACACCTCGTCGTCGTCGATCCGGGCGTCGGAACCGACCGCGATACTCTCGTCCTGCGCGCGGACGAGCACGTACTCGTCGGCCCGGACAACGGCGTCCTCGTGCCTCCCGCCCGTCGGCTCGCCGGGACGACGGAACTCGAGGCGTACGGCATCGACGAACGAGCCGTATCCCACGACGGACGTTCCGGACCGGCGAGCAACACGTTCCACGGACGTGACGTTTTCGCGCCTGCAGCCGCGGCGGTCCACGGGACGAGTCGCGACTCACTCGAGTCGGTCGCGGCTCTCGAGGCGACCACGTCGTACGTCGATCTCGAGCTTCCGTCGGCCGCCGTCGAGAGCGACGAGAGCCGTGCCGCCGGCGACGTCCTCGCCATCGACGATTTCGGCAACGTCGTGACGAACGTCCCGGGCGACTTTCTCGAGGGGCGGTCGCGCCTTGTCGCGAACGGCGAGGTCGTTCCCGTCGGTGAGACGTTCGCGTCAGTTTCGATCGGCACCCGCCTCGCGACCGTGGGAAGTCACGGCTACGTCGAACTCGACGTCAATCAGGGCCGCGGAGACGACGCGTTCGGTCTCGATACCGGCGACCGGGTGATCCTCGAAGGCGACGAGCGCGAAGAGTGA
- a CDS encoding HalOD1 output domain-containing protein: protein MSGKTPTGRLTPVENAAGRTVYYDEDQRTYHTWCDDDDYEPVSTALLAVVSSVIGTDPVELESLSDRVDPDALNAMVHHWRTGGSDGGGSISFTFSDCGITVLASGEIVIDPNRRQRSFP from the coding sequence ATGTCCGGGAAAACACCAACAGGTCGACTGACGCCGGTCGAGAACGCCGCCGGACGAACGGTCTACTACGACGAAGACCAGCGGACGTACCACACCTGGTGTGACGACGACGATTACGAGCCGGTGAGTACGGCCCTGCTCGCTGTCGTTTCGTCCGTTATCGGCACCGATCCCGTCGAACTCGAGTCGCTCTCGGACCGCGTCGATCCGGACGCGCTGAACGCCATGGTCCATCATTGGCGAACCGGCGGTTCCGACGGCGGCGGCTCGATTTCGTTTACGTTCTCGGACTGCGGAATCACCGTGCTGGCAAGCGGTGAGATCGTGATCGATCCGAACCGTCGCCAGCGGTCGTTTCCATAA
- the thsA gene encoding thermosome subunit alpha has translation MFIMSEDSQRTQGRDAQSSNIMAGKAVSEAVRTTLGPRGMDKMLVDSGGEVVITNDGATILNEMDIEHPAAQMIVEVAESQEEEVGDGTTTAAVIAGNLLAEAEDLIEQDVHATTIVEGYHEASRIALDAIAEQIGEADVDDDVLKQVAESSMTGKGTGGLTAESLAETVVEAVRHVEGDDSVERDNITVHTQIGASTNATELVPGIIVDEEPAHDEMPDEVEDASIAVLDVELEVRTGEVDAEYAIDSIDQLNAAIDAEEGELQGYAEAIVESGADVVFTTDDVDDRVSTALANEGILLFDGLGNSDARSIVSATGARRVGALEDLEADDFGQADRIRTERFGDDDLAFVEGGAAAEAVTVFVRGGTEHMVDELERAIGDALDVAATALASGEVVPGAGATEIAVADKIRQEAAGIEGRKQLAVTSFADALDIVPRTLASNTGQDPIDSLVDLRAAHESEGRAGLITDGETVTIDDPFEYGVVDPADVKREAIESATEAATMIVRIDDVIAAE, from the coding sequence ATGTTCATCATGAGCGAGGACAGCCAACGAACGCAGGGTCGAGACGCCCAATCGTCGAACATCATGGCCGGCAAGGCCGTTTCCGAGGCGGTACGGACGACGCTTGGCCCCCGTGGAATGGACAAAATGCTCGTCGACTCCGGCGGAGAGGTCGTCATCACCAACGACGGTGCGACGATCCTCAACGAGATGGATATCGAGCACCCTGCGGCCCAGATGATCGTCGAAGTCGCGGAGTCCCAGGAGGAAGAAGTCGGAGACGGCACGACCACCGCGGCCGTAATCGCTGGCAACCTGCTCGCTGAGGCAGAGGACCTGATCGAACAGGACGTCCACGCGACGACCATCGTCGAAGGCTATCACGAGGCGTCCAGAATCGCACTGGATGCGATCGCAGAACAGATCGGCGAGGCCGACGTCGACGACGACGTCCTGAAACAGGTCGCTGAGTCGAGCATGACCGGCAAAGGAACCGGCGGACTCACCGCCGAATCGCTCGCTGAAACGGTCGTCGAGGCCGTTCGCCACGTCGAAGGCGACGACAGCGTCGAGCGCGACAACATCACGGTCCACACACAGATCGGTGCTTCCACGAACGCGACCGAACTCGTCCCCGGCATCATCGTCGACGAAGAGCCCGCTCACGACGAGATGCCGGACGAGGTCGAGGACGCCTCGATCGCCGTCCTCGACGTCGAACTCGAGGTTCGAACCGGTGAGGTCGACGCCGAGTATGCCATCGACTCGATCGACCAGCTCAACGCCGCCATCGACGCCGAGGAAGGCGAGCTTCAGGGATATGCGGAGGCGATCGTCGAAAGCGGTGCTGACGTCGTCTTCACGACCGACGACGTCGACGACCGCGTGAGTACCGCCCTCGCCAACGAGGGCATCCTCCTCTTCGACGGGCTCGGAAACTCCGACGCGCGCAGCATCGTTTCCGCGACCGGCGCACGCCGCGTCGGTGCGCTCGAGGACCTCGAAGCGGACGACTTCGGTCAGGCCGACCGAATCCGCACCGAACGCTTCGGAGACGACGACCTCGCGTTCGTCGAGGGCGGTGCGGCCGCCGAAGCCGTCACCGTCTTCGTCCGCGGTGGCACCGAACACATGGTCGACGAACTCGAGCGCGCCATCGGTGACGCACTCGACGTCGCGGCGACCGCGCTCGCTTCCGGTGAAGTCGTTCCCGGTGCCGGCGCGACCGAAATCGCGGTCGCAGACAAAATCCGTCAGGAAGCGGCCGGCATCGAGGGTCGCAAGCAACTCGCCGTCACGTCCTTTGCGGACGCACTCGACATCGTTCCGCGGACGCTGGCTTCCAACACCGGCCAGGACCCGATCGACTCGCTCGTGGACCTCCGTGCCGCCCACGAATCCGAAGGCCGTGCCGGTCTCATCACGGACGGAGAGACCGTCACTATCGACGATCCGTTCGAGTACGGTGTCGTCGATCCGGCCGACGTCAAGCGTGAAGCGATCGAAAGCGCGACCGAAGCCGCGACGATGATCGTTCGCATCGACGACGTCATCGCCGCCGAGTAA
- a CDS encoding amidohydrolase family protein yields the protein MLELEHGFRVVDVYTQLTPDGGNGPVQRPVVSPDQLEREMHQAGITKSVVFPPSRPETSYVAANNGVARRSVDRPFVAFARINGTKQSERCPTGRLHNAVSRRKEYHTTPGDIEKYAYDDRFHGFVLDPTIDEYPDDDVLAVLEDVGLPLLVRGGVDAPPEAIADALLGRSFPVIVAHFGGYPLERSLMNEMIDLLGEYDDCYLETSFVRYRELLERALLEHPDRVLFGSGAPSCHPDVAVMEILTLDVTEDLLWRAFSKNACRVIDALTPDTELRH from the coding sequence ATGCTGGAGCTGGAACACGGGTTTCGCGTCGTCGACGTGTACACGCAACTTACGCCAGATGGGGGAAACGGGCCAGTTCAACGGCCCGTCGTCTCCCCCGACCAACTCGAGCGGGAGATGCATCAGGCGGGGATCACCAAATCGGTAGTGTTCCCGCCCTCGAGACCGGAAACGAGCTACGTTGCCGCGAACAACGGCGTCGCTCGGCGTAGCGTCGACCGTCCGTTCGTCGCGTTCGCCAGAATCAACGGAACGAAACAGTCGGAACGGTGTCCGACGGGACGTCTCCACAACGCCGTCAGCCGGCGAAAGGAGTATCACACGACGCCCGGCGACATCGAAAAGTACGCCTACGACGACCGATTTCACGGCTTCGTACTGGACCCCACGATCGACGAGTACCCCGACGACGACGTCCTCGCGGTTCTCGAGGACGTGGGCCTTCCGCTGCTCGTCCGCGGGGGTGTCGATGCGCCGCCGGAGGCGATCGCGGACGCACTCCTGGGACGGTCGTTTCCGGTTATCGTCGCGCATTTCGGGGGGTATCCGCTCGAGCGCTCGCTGATGAACGAAATGATCGACCTGCTCGGGGAGTACGACGACTGCTACCTCGAGACGAGTTTCGTCAGATACCGCGAACTCCTGGAGCGAGCGCTGCTCGAGCATCCGGATCGAGTTCTCTTCGGAAGCGGTGCGCCCTCGTGTCACCCCGACGTCGCTGTCATGGAGATCCTGACGCTCGACGTCACCGAAGATCTTCTCTGGCGGGCATTTTCGAAGAACGCCTGTCGCGTGATCGACGCGCTCACACCGGATACGGAGCTTCGCCACTGA
- a CDS encoding DUF368 domain-containing protein: MGYNLANRTVDWFDVLRTYGYGLCMGTADALPGVSGGTVALLLGFYGRLIAAITALTPGRALAVLRGYDADRRDRARTALVEMDLEFLLPLGVGMVTAVALIATTVSALAESHPIALFGFFTGLIAASAIVLFRSLEFSSPAHGLAGSAGVGLALLVASNVIQLPGSGSVLIFLAGALAISAMILPGISGALILILLGQYVFLSAELSAFLDSISALVSGSGSVAAVLEPGATVVVFVLGGFVGLVTIARVVRRALEARRELTLLFLVGLIAGSIPAPLYSIDEAYAWTTDIVVLTGAWALVGIVALLALDILAGGFDPE, from the coding sequence ATGGGATATAACCTCGCAAATCGAACCGTCGACTGGTTCGACGTGCTTCGGACGTACGGCTACGGCCTCTGTATGGGGACGGCAGACGCCTTGCCCGGCGTTTCCGGTGGCACCGTCGCGCTCTTGCTCGGCTTTTACGGTCGCCTGATCGCGGCGATCACCGCCCTCACGCCCGGACGGGCACTCGCAGTACTCCGCGGCTACGACGCGGACCGCCGGGATCGGGCACGGACGGCTCTCGTCGAGATGGACCTCGAGTTCCTCCTTCCGCTCGGCGTTGGAATGGTGACCGCCGTTGCGCTGATCGCGACCACCGTCTCCGCGTTGGCCGAATCCCACCCCATCGCCCTGTTCGGCTTCTTTACGGGTTTGATAGCCGCGTCCGCCATCGTCCTCTTTCGCAGCCTCGAGTTCTCGTCGCCCGCCCACGGACTCGCCGGGAGTGCCGGCGTCGGGCTCGCGCTCCTCGTCGCCAGCAACGTCATCCAACTCCCCGGAAGCGGATCTGTCCTGATCTTCCTCGCGGGTGCGCTCGCGATCAGCGCGATGATCCTGCCGGGGATCTCCGGTGCGCTGATTCTGATCTTGCTCGGACAGTACGTCTTTCTCTCGGCGGAACTGAGCGCGTTCCTCGACTCGATCAGCGCGCTCGTCTCCGGCAGCGGCTCGGTAGCTGCCGTTCTCGAGCCCGGAGCGACGGTCGTGGTTTTCGTACTCGGTGGCTTCGTCGGCCTCGTCACGATCGCCAGAGTCGTCCGACGCGCACTCGAGGCTCGACGTGAGTTGACGCTGCTCTTTCTCGTCGGACTGATCGCCGGCTCGATTCCCGCACCGCTTTACAGCATCGACGAGGCGTACGCTTGGACGACCGATATCGTCGTCCTCACCGGCGCATGGGCGCTCGTCGGTATCGTCGCGTTGCTCGCACTCGATATCCTGGCCGGCGGGTTCGATCCGGAGTGA
- a CDS encoding glycosyltransferase family 2 protein, whose protein sequence is MVLSVVVSTLNDREQLLSCLDALTERTPPRTEVIVVNGPSSDGTTGVVRERTDVDVLVEISERSPNVSRNAGLEAATGDIVAFLDGACTVEPGWYDAIERSLETEVDIVSGPITGRKTTVDDLGHTRTVAGRSVTPFDADNVAFDRTVLDALDGFDEYLDVGGDRDCAHRVAGLGFEVDWCGEMAVRSEIEADGGTTQSEWGSAYRSLSYRLAKNYGPRPTVLIRTVASAVRDGVFGVRRIFSGDVTPTGWVSDGIEVLTNVACGARDGLRARYADRSARRNPNGISVRHDRAVRLYDWR, encoded by the coding sequence ATGGTGCTCTCGGTAGTCGTTTCCACGTTGAACGACCGAGAGCAGTTGCTGTCGTGTCTCGACGCACTCACCGAACGAACCCCGCCACGGACGGAGGTGATCGTCGTCAACGGTCCCTCTTCCGATGGGACGACCGGCGTCGTCCGCGAACGGACTGACGTCGACGTACTCGTCGAAATTTCCGAGCGAAGCCCGAACGTCTCTCGAAACGCCGGCCTCGAGGCCGCAACGGGTGACATCGTTGCGTTCCTCGACGGCGCGTGTACCGTCGAACCGGGCTGGTACGACGCCATCGAACGGTCGCTCGAGACCGAGGTCGATATCGTTTCGGGACCGATTACCGGCCGGAAGACGACCGTCGACGATCTCGGCCACACTCGAACCGTTGCCGGCCGGAGCGTCACGCCGTTCGACGCCGACAACGTTGCGTTCGATCGAACCGTTCTCGATGCACTCGACGGATTCGACGAGTATCTCGACGTCGGCGGTGATCGCGACTGTGCACACCGGGTCGCCGGGTTAGGATTCGAGGTCGACTGGTGCGGGGAGATGGCGGTTCGAAGCGAGATCGAAGCCGACGGGGGAACTACACAATCGGAGTGGGGATCGGCGTATCGGTCGCTCTCGTATCGGCTCGCGAAGAACTACGGTCCGCGACCGACCGTCCTGATCCGAACGGTCGCGAGTGCGGTCCGTGACGGCGTCTTCGGCGTCCGTCGTATTTTCTCGGGCGACGTGACGCCAACGGGCTGGGTTTCCGACGGAATCGAGGTCCTCACGAACGTCGCTTGCGGCGCTCGAGACGGACTCCGAGCGCGATACGCTGACCGATCCGCACGCCGGAACCCGAACGGGATTTCGGTTCGTCACGACCGAGCGGTTCGACTGTACGACTGGCGGTGA
- a CDS encoding class I SAM-dependent methyltransferase yields MKGQEWYQADDVAEEYDDKRFSRGGQLIDHREKRAVLEAIMPVEDRSVLEIACGTGRFTVMLAEQGADVVGLDISAAMLQQGRAKTRGSNLSGTLEFLRGDAGRLPFPDDHFDTVIAMRFFHLADDPEAFLREMRRVSRDQIVFDTFNRFSARSVYNWALPMGSRLYSKSEVTTLLAKTDLTLVDVVDDFLVPYGLYRAIPNALATPIRTLDTAIGGHSIPDHFASVSYWNVSLR; encoded by the coding sequence GTGAAAGGACAGGAGTGGTACCAGGCCGACGATGTCGCCGAGGAGTACGACGATAAGCGCTTCTCTCGGGGCGGTCAGCTGATCGACCACCGTGAGAAGCGGGCCGTTCTCGAGGCGATCATGCCGGTCGAGGATCGATCGGTTCTCGAAATCGCCTGCGGAACCGGTCGGTTTACCGTGATGCTCGCAGAGCAGGGAGCCGACGTCGTTGGGCTGGACATCTCGGCGGCGATGCTACAACAGGGACGAGCCAAGACCAGGGGGTCGAATCTCTCGGGAACGCTCGAGTTCTTGCGCGGAGATGCGGGACGATTGCCGTTTCCGGACGATCACTTCGATACCGTCATCGCGATGCGATTTTTCCATCTCGCGGACGATCCCGAAGCGTTTTTACGAGAGATGCGCCGCGTTTCTCGAGACCAGATCGTCTTCGATACGTTCAACCGATTTAGCGCCCGTAGCGTGTACAACTGGGCGCTTCCGATGGGATCTCGCCTCTACTCGAAGAGCGAAGTCACGACGTTGCTCGCAAAGACCGACCTCACGCTGGTCGACGTCGTCGACGACTTCCTCGTTCCCTACGGACTGTACCGGGCGATTCCGAACGCGCTGGCGACTCCGATTCGGACCCTCGATACGGCGATCGGCGGGCATTCGATACCGGATCACTTCGCGTCGGTTTCGTACTGGAACGTCAGCCTTCGGTGA
- a CDS encoding helix-turn-helix domain-containing protein encodes MSTTISEDRIGAAEQPLSEDEYRDRLRELPPSAKLVAKVLEADSPLSQGQLAEESLLPDRTVRYALNRLEDVGLVGSRYSFRDARKQVYFLNN; translated from the coding sequence ATGAGCACGACCATTTCGGAGGACCGCATCGGTGCCGCCGAACAGCCGCTGTCCGAAGACGAGTACCGCGACCGACTCCGTGAGCTTCCACCGAGTGCGAAACTCGTCGCGAAAGTCCTCGAGGCCGACTCGCCGCTTTCACAGGGCCAACTCGCAGAGGAGTCCTTACTTCCCGATCGAACCGTTCGCTACGCGCTCAACCGTCTCGAGGACGTGGGGCTCGTCGGCTCTCGATACAGTTTCCGCGACGCCCGCAAACAGGTGTACTTTCTCAACAACTGA
- a CDS encoding MBL fold metallo-hydrolase, which yields MDVVRRPVSAPTRAPEGETNAYVLGTDPAILVDPANRSDELDRLVRDREIAHVLVTHAHPDHVGAVEAYARETGAAVWARGGRTDRFREATGRRPDRRFSSGTTITLGESSVRVLETPGHASDHVALEVGRNGPILCGDCAVRDGSVVVGAPDGDMRAYVSTLRRLWAIDPPALYPGHGPVIERPRATLERHLSHRHDRERRIEAAVDDGATTLEGILEGAYEKELAGVRDLARATVIAHLEKLVVEDRLEWDGERAGPVRD from the coding sequence ATGGACGTCGTTCGTCGACCCGTTTCGGCTCCGACGCGGGCACCGGAGGGAGAGACCAACGCGTACGTGCTCGGGACCGATCCGGCGATTCTCGTCGATCCCGCGAATCGTTCCGACGAACTCGACCGACTGGTCCGCGACCGCGAGATCGCACACGTTCTCGTCACCCATGCGCATCCGGATCACGTCGGCGCGGTCGAGGCCTACGCGAGAGAAACGGGAGCGGCCGTCTGGGCCAGAGGCGGGCGAACGGATCGGTTTCGTGAGGCGACCGGCAGACGACCAGACCGGAGATTCTCGTCGGGGACGACGATCACCCTCGGTGAGTCGTCCGTTCGCGTTCTCGAGACGCCCGGACACGCCTCCGACCACGTCGCACTCGAGGTCGGTCGGAACGGCCCGATTCTCTGTGGCGACTGCGCGGTTCGTGACGGCAGCGTCGTGGTCGGCGCGCCGGACGGAGACATGCGCGCGTACGTGAGCACGCTCCGTCGGCTGTGGGCGATCGATCCGCCGGCTCTGTATCCCGGTCACGGCCCGGTCATCGAGCGACCCCGAGCGACGCTCGAGCGCCACCTCTCGCATCGGCACGACCGCGAACGTCGGATCGAGGCGGCCGTCGACGATGGTGCGACGACGCTCGAGGGAATTCTCGAGGGTGCATACGAGAAGGAACTCGCGGGCGTTCGAGATCTCGCGCGAGCGACGGTCATCGCCCATCTCGAGAAACTCGTCGTCGAGGACCGACTCGAGTGGGACGGCGAGCGGGCGGGACCCGTTCGGGACTGA
- a CDS encoding Lrp/AsnC family transcriptional regulator yields the protein MGDGIGGSYRLDEIDRRIVYALMGDARNTSAPAIADEVSVSGATVRNRIAQLEEHGIIEGYHATVDFEHADGSLMNLFLCHAPFGDVEGVARKIGTIPGIINVRELMGGRMNLHVLAVGTDTTDLRRIGRELENIDVEIEDEFLLQNEHDFPYTPYGPADSRRLEPLADYISLTGGANIVEVTVYEDAPIAGRTLEEAAREKVLGEETLVVAIERDDAVITPHGETTIRPHDVVTVFSPDGAGESALKGFDETDGTRSRRID from the coding sequence ATGGGCGATGGGATCGGCGGAAGCTATCGACTCGACGAGATCGATCGGCGGATCGTCTACGCGTTGATGGGCGACGCCCGGAACACGTCAGCACCGGCGATCGCCGACGAGGTAAGCGTCTCCGGTGCGACGGTTCGCAACCGGATCGCACAGCTCGAAGAGCACGGAATCATCGAGGGATACCACGCGACGGTCGACTTCGAACACGCCGACGGCTCGCTTATGAATCTGTTTCTGTGTCACGCACCGTTCGGTGACGTCGAGGGCGTCGCCCGCAAGATCGGGACGATTCCGGGGATCATCAACGTCCGGGAACTGATGGGTGGTCGGATGAACCTCCACGTGCTCGCGGTCGGGACCGACACGACCGATCTGCGACGGATCGGCCGAGAACTCGAGAACATCGACGTCGAGATCGAGGACGAATTTCTCTTGCAGAACGAACACGACTTCCCGTATACGCCGTACGGACCGGCCGACAGCCGTCGGCTGGAACCGCTCGCGGACTACATCAGCCTCACTGGCGGTGCCAACATCGTCGAAGTAACCGTCTACGAGGACGCGCCGATCGCCGGTCGAACGCTCGAGGAGGCCGCTCGTGAGAAGGTTCTCGGTGAGGAAACGCTCGTCGTCGCGATCGAACGCGATGATGCGGTCATCACGCCACACGGCGAAACGACGATCCGTCCACACGACGTCGTGACCGTGTTCTCCCCGGATGGAGCCGGCGAGTCCGCACTGAAGGGATTCGACGAGACCGACGGAACGCGATCGAGACGAATCGATTGA
- a CDS encoding YkgJ family cysteine cluster protein, giving the protein MQSLETELAEARSLAVTELADAIESIGFECTRCGACCTADDDEDHTATVFPDEARDLQSASQKQPTIDAEGEARSGGTKTPAETPESTTREWRDVARPMPYGLDERDGALEGETFEWALQTDSCGDCAFYSENEEGVGSCVVHQDRPLICRTYPFSVALAGTSQPMGEAVDENGIVRAHECEGLGRDISREDAESLANALKARAVRELEEAIAVRDAFEPANPGPGEVVVHDSEGAKRADGTSLEE; this is encoded by the coding sequence ATGCAATCGCTCGAGACCGAGCTGGCCGAGGCTCGATCGCTCGCGGTCACCGAACTCGCTGACGCGATCGAGTCCATCGGATTCGAGTGTACCCGGTGTGGTGCCTGCTGTACGGCAGACGACGACGAAGACCACACGGCGACGGTGTTTCCCGACGAGGCTCGAGACCTCCAGAGCGCGTCTCAAAAGCAGCCGACGATCGACGCCGAAGGCGAGGCCCGATCCGGAGGTACGAAAACCCCGGCCGAGACGCCGGAATCGACGACTCGCGAGTGGCGAGACGTCGCGCGCCCGATGCCATACGGGCTCGACGAACGCGACGGCGCGCTCGAGGGCGAAACCTTCGAATGGGCGCTTCAGACCGATTCCTGTGGGGACTGTGCGTTCTACTCGGAAAACGAAGAGGGCGTGGGATCGTGCGTCGTCCACCAGGATCGGCCGCTGATCTGTCGGACGTATCCGTTCAGCGTAGCGCTCGCGGGGACGAGCCAGCCGATGGGCGAAGCCGTCGACGAGAACGGGATCGTTCGCGCCCACGAGTGTGAGGGACTGGGTCGCGACATCTCTCGCGAGGACGCCGAATCGCTCGCGAACGCCCTGAAAGCGCGAGCCGTCCGCGAACTCGAGGAGGCGATCGCCGTCCGCGACGCCTTCGAACCGGCGAATCCGGGCCCCGGCGAGGTCGTGGTTCACGACTCCGAAGGGGCGAAGCGAGCGGACGGGACGTCGCTCGAGGAATAG
- a CDS encoding TRAM domain-containing protein, whose protein sequence is MEISEKLLCLFSTEVSAEEDRYVIEVPRQEIETGDVDPGEVYRVALISRNEESADGETTATQPQSAPSEPQPPVDVGETRYVEIEDIGKQGDGIARVERGYVIIVPGAEVGERVKIEVSEVKSNFAVGEIIEETF, encoded by the coding sequence GTGGAAATATCTGAAAAACTCCTGTGTCTGTTCAGTACGGAGGTTTCAGCAGAGGAGGATCGATACGTCATCGAGGTGCCACGACAAGAAATCGAAACCGGAGACGTCGATCCGGGAGAGGTCTACCGGGTTGCACTCATCTCTCGAAACGAAGAGAGCGCCGACGGCGAAACGACGGCGACGCAGCCACAGAGTGCACCATCGGAGCCCCAGCCACCGGTCGACGTTGGCGAAACGCGGTACGTCGAAATCGAGGACATCGGCAAGCAAGGTGACGGAATCGCTCGCGTCGAACGGGGCTACGTCATCATCGTTCCCGGGGCCGAAGTCGGTGAACGGGTCAAAATCGAAGTCAGCGAGGTTAAATCGAACTTCGCCGTGGGAGAGATCATCGAAGAAACGTTCTAG